The following proteins are encoded in a genomic region of Thermococcus henrietii:
- a CDS encoding lysyl aminopeptidase, producing MVNLELLKKIVEAPGVSGFEFLGIRDVVIEELKPYVDEIKVDKLGNVIAHKKGSGPKVMIAAHMDKIGVMVNHIDKEGYLHIVPVGGVDPRTLVAQRIRFFTEEGERYGVVGHIPPHLQKPEDRKKAADWDTIVVDVGADSKEEAEEMGFRVGTVGEFAPAFTQLSENRIATPYLDDRVCLYAMIEAAKALESHEADIYFVASVQEEVGLRGARVASYAIDPEIGIAMDVTFAKQVGDKGKIVPKLGGGPVMDAVGPNIHPKVRAFAEEVAKKYDIPLQAEASPRPTGTDANIMQINREGVATAVLSIPIRYMHSQVETADIRDIDLTIKLAKHLLEELRPMDLTP from the coding sequence ATGGTGAACCTCGAACTGCTGAAGAAAATCGTCGAGGCCCCGGGCGTTTCTGGATTCGAGTTCCTGGGAATCAGGGACGTCGTTATAGAGGAGCTCAAGCCCTACGTTGACGAGATTAAGGTTGACAAGCTCGGAAACGTCATAGCGCACAAGAAGGGAAGCGGTCCAAAGGTCATGATTGCGGCTCACATGGACAAGATAGGCGTCATGGTCAACCACATAGACAAGGAGGGCTACCTTCACATCGTTCCCGTCGGTGGAGTTGACCCGAGGACGCTCGTTGCCCAGAGGATAAGGTTCTTCACCGAGGAGGGCGAGCGCTACGGAGTCGTTGGCCACATTCCGCCCCACCTCCAGAAGCCCGAGGACAGAAAGAAGGCCGCTGACTGGGATACGATAGTCGTTGACGTCGGCGCCGACAGCAAGGAGGAAGCCGAGGAAATGGGCTTCCGCGTTGGAACCGTCGGCGAGTTCGCCCCGGCATTCACCCAGCTCAGCGAGAACAGGATTGCGACTCCGTACCTCGATGACAGAGTTTGCCTCTACGCCATGATAGAGGCCGCCAAGGCCCTCGAGAGCCACGAGGCGGACATCTACTTCGTTGCGAGCGTTCAGGAGGAGGTTGGCCTTCGCGGTGCCAGGGTTGCGAGCTACGCGATTGACCCGGAGATAGGCATAGCGATGGACGTCACCTTCGCCAAGCAGGTCGGCGACAAGGGCAAGATTGTGCCCAAGCTCGGTGGCGGACCGGTCATGGACGCCGTTGGTCCGAACATCCACCCCAAGGTCCGCGCCTTCGCCGAGGAGGTCGCCAAGAAGTACGACATTCCGCTCCAGGCCGAGGCCAGCCCGAGGCCGACCGGAACCGACGCCAACATAATGCAGATTAACAGGGAGGGCGTCGCGACAGCTGTGCTGAGCATACCGATACGCTACATGCACAGCCAGGTCGAGACCGCGGACATAAGGGACATCGACCTTACCATAAAGCTCGCCAAGCACCTCCTTGAGGAGCTCAGGCCGATGGACCTCACTCCGTGA
- a CDS encoding putative toxin-antitoxin system toxin component, PIN family → MGANREKTKTVRPRVVIDTSVLFSAVISTKGYAFEVLELLARGGIINCVSSQTLDEYYRKLTSRKALKYISLEEAIGYLTLVESLSEMVVIKHSFQNSEDVLEKVRDPEDIPFLDVVYNAEAEFLITYDRRHLVKIRDEDTKKFKLRGHEFYILTPDEFIHTYRRRKYLKS, encoded by the coding sequence ATGGGAGCAAATAGAGAGAAGACTAAAACAGTTAGGCCTCGAGTAGTGATAGACACTTCGGTTCTGTTCTCAGCCGTCATCTCAACTAAAGGTTATGCTTTTGAAGTCTTAGAGCTTTTGGCGCGGGGTGGCATAATCAATTGCGTTTCTTCCCAGACCTTGGACGAGTACTACCGCAAACTCACTTCAAGGAAAGCACTCAAGTACATTTCTCTTGAGGAGGCCATCGGGTACTTAACCCTCGTGGAGAGTTTATCTGAGATGGTAGTCATAAAGCACTCTTTCCAAAACTCGGAGGACGTTCTTGAGAAAGTTCGAGACCCGGAAGACATTCCTTTCCTCGATGTGGTTTATAACGCTGAAGCCGAGTTTTTGATAACGTACGATAGGAGGCACTTGGTAAAGATTCGAGATGAAGATACGAAAAAGTTCAAGCTGAGGGGTCATGAGTTCTACATCTTGACGCCGGATGAGTTTATCCACACCTACCGCAGAAGAAAGTACCTAAAGTCCTAG
- a CDS encoding gamma carbonic anhydrase family protein gives MAIYEFNGKKPKIHPTAFLDESASVIGDVVLEEKTSVWPSAVLRGDIEQIYIGCCSNVQDNVSIHTSHNQPTIIGKYVTIGHNAVVHGAEIGDYVIIGMGSVILDGAKIGKHVVIGAGALVPPGKEIPDYSLVLGVPGKVVRQLTEEEIEWTKKNAEIYMELAEKHLKSRKRLE, from the coding sequence ATGGCGATTTACGAGTTCAACGGAAAGAAGCCGAAGATTCACCCGACCGCTTTCCTTGACGAGAGCGCCTCCGTCATTGGGGACGTTGTTCTGGAGGAGAAGACGAGCGTCTGGCCTTCGGCGGTTCTCAGGGGCGACATCGAGCAGATTTACATTGGCTGTTGCTCAAACGTTCAGGACAATGTGAGCATACACACCTCCCACAACCAGCCAACGATTATCGGAAAGTACGTCACCATAGGCCACAACGCCGTCGTTCACGGGGCGGAGATAGGCGACTACGTCATCATCGGCATGGGCTCCGTAATCCTCGATGGCGCGAAGATAGGGAAGCACGTCGTCATCGGCGCCGGGGCTCTCGTCCCGCCGGGCAAGGAGATTCCCGACTACAGCCTCGTCCTCGGCGTCCCGGGCAAGGTCGTGAGACAGCTCACCGAGGAGGAAATCGAGTGGACGAAGAAGAACGCGGAAATCTACATGGAGCTCGCCGAGAAGCACCTCAAATCAAGGAAGAGGCTTGAGTGA
- a CDS encoding TBP-interacting protein, with translation MYSQLSPGVKKVYTQVRYLDDYHWRIEGSTIIGTHKKSNVEVFIDVAKNKDEADSLAGKDVKGIHIVAIPDKGVFYVKNGTFVLTYRYLKATLADINDHIVWAGFKVVDDNGKLVQEDVYEYLGGALINHIKANVLAGQDYIFWQFYKCEECGKYVDIENLENHLKGHGIKLHEKSEEHYEIFELNFRDGKVYDKFGKEVKLDQFSEEAKEFLREAFSGAPPGG, from the coding sequence ATGTACAGTCAACTGAGTCCCGGCGTTAAGAAGGTGTACACGCAGGTCCGCTACCTCGACGACTACCACTGGCGGATAGAGGGAAGCACCATAATCGGAACCCACAAGAAGAGCAACGTCGAGGTCTTCATCGATGTGGCCAAGAACAAGGATGAGGCTGATTCGCTCGCCGGGAAGGACGTTAAGGGAATCCACATCGTGGCCATCCCCGACAAGGGAGTTTTCTACGTTAAGAACGGCACGTTCGTGCTTACCTATCGCTACCTTAAGGCTACCCTCGCCGACATAAACGACCACATAGTCTGGGCCGGCTTCAAGGTCGTTGACGACAACGGCAAGCTCGTTCAAGAGGACGTCTACGAGTACCTCGGCGGTGCGTTGATAAACCACATAAAGGCCAACGTTTTAGCGGGTCAGGACTACATCTTCTGGCAGTTCTATAAGTGCGAGGAGTGTGGCAAATACGTGGACATCGAGAACCTCGAGAACCACCTGAAGGGCCACGGAATAAAGCTCCACGAGAAGAGCGAGGAGCACTACGAGATATTCGAGCTCAACTTCAGGGACGGCAAGGTCTACGACAAGTTTGGCAAGGAGGTCAAGCTCGACCAGTTCAGCGAGGAAGCCAAAGAATTCCTCAGGGAAGCCTTCTCGGGAGCACCCCCGGGAGGGTGA
- the cyaB gene encoding class IV adenylate cyclase produces the protein MIEVEVKGYADDRVFERVRESFRLIRKEYHEDTYYQHPCRDFSKTDEALRIRVRRFNGHFEAFLTYKGPKLDSVSKTREEIEVPIEDPDAHARILEALGFREVLTVEKVREKYYVEKGITLTLDEVEGVGKFVEIEALTDDREKVPELVEKLRGILMELGVTRFERRSYLELLLGKGG, from the coding sequence GTGATTGAGGTTGAGGTCAAGGGCTACGCCGACGATAGGGTCTTTGAGCGCGTTAGGGAGAGCTTCCGGCTCATAAGGAAGGAGTACCATGAGGATACCTACTACCAGCACCCGTGCAGGGACTTTTCGAAGACGGACGAGGCCCTGAGGATTCGCGTGAGGCGCTTCAACGGCCACTTCGAGGCCTTCTTGACCTACAAGGGGCCTAAGCTTGACTCTGTCTCGAAGACGAGGGAGGAGATAGAGGTTCCCATCGAGGACCCCGATGCCCACGCGAGGATTCTTGAGGCTCTCGGCTTCCGCGAGGTTCTGACCGTCGAGAAGGTTCGCGAGAAGTACTACGTCGAGAAGGGCATCACCCTGACCCTCGACGAGGTTGAAGGCGTCGGGAAGTTCGTGGAGATTGAGGCTCTGACCGACGACAGGGAGAAGGTCCCCGAACTGGTTGAGAAGCTGAGGGGAATACTCATGGAGCTCGGCGTTACCCGCTTCGAGAGGCGTTCCTACCTCGAGCTACTGCTCGGGAAGGGGGGCTGA
- the hjc gene encoding Holliday junction resolvase Hjc, whose product MRYRRGASAERELIRLLEGAGFAVLRSAGSHRIDLVAGNGRDYLCIEVKSTRSKRLYISSEDVEKLVSFAESFGGKPVLAVKFINVGWRFYFPDELRKSGKNYRVEVSDAFHTLEELVGKQRTLDGVIGDEV is encoded by the coding sequence ATGAGGTACAGGAGAGGTGCCAGCGCCGAACGGGAGCTGATACGACTCCTTGAAGGGGCGGGGTTTGCGGTCCTCCGCTCGGCGGGGAGCCACAGGATTGACCTCGTCGCGGGCAACGGAAGGGACTACTTGTGCATCGAGGTCAAGAGCACCCGCTCAAAGAGGCTCTACATATCATCTGAGGACGTTGAGAAGCTCGTTTCATTTGCCGAGAGCTTCGGCGGGAAGCCGGTCTTGGCCGTCAAGTTCATAAACGTGGGCTGGCGCTTCTACTTCCCCGACGAGCTCAGGAAAAGCGGTAAGAACTACCGCGTTGAAGTTAGTGACGCTTTCCACACCCTCGAAGAGCTCGTCGGGAAGCAGAGAACCCTTGATGGGGTGATTGGCGATGAGGTTTAA
- a CDS encoding energy-coupling factor ABC transporter ATP-binding protein — translation MIEVRKVTFRYPRSKRPALMDVSLKIEDGEFVGILGPSGSGKSTLALTLNGIIPSSIRGAFSGEVIVRDQKTGETFKTTETPVSKLSTLVGLVLQNPESQLFNMTVEDEVAFALENLGLPREEIAERVEWALKVVGLEGLENEFPPNLSGGEKQRLAIASVIAMKPSHLVLDEPTSQLDPKGKREVLRVVEELNRAGTTVVMVEHDSRFLFRKADRLVVLNGGRVILQGNPREVAERVEELIEVGVKVPHSLLLSRALGLPPALSPQEFPSRVARRG, via the coding sequence ATGATTGAAGTCAGGAAAGTTACCTTCAGATACCCCCGCTCGAAAAGGCCGGCCCTAATGGATGTGAGCCTAAAAATAGAGGACGGCGAGTTCGTAGGAATCCTTGGCCCGAGCGGGAGCGGGAAGTCAACGCTCGCACTAACGCTGAACGGGATAATACCCAGCTCGATTAGGGGAGCGTTCTCGGGGGAAGTCATCGTTAGGGACCAGAAAACTGGGGAAACTTTCAAAACGACGGAAACGCCGGTTTCAAAGCTCTCAACGCTCGTTGGTCTCGTCCTTCAGAACCCGGAGAGCCAGCTGTTCAACATGACCGTCGAGGATGAGGTTGCCTTCGCCCTTGAAAACCTCGGCCTTCCACGGGAGGAGATAGCGGAGCGGGTTGAGTGGGCCCTTAAGGTGGTCGGTCTCGAGGGCCTCGAAAACGAGTTTCCCCCTAACCTCAGTGGAGGGGAGAAGCAGAGGTTAGCTATAGCGTCCGTAATAGCGATGAAGCCGAGCCACCTTGTTCTGGATGAGCCGACGTCCCAGCTCGACCCGAAGGGGAAGCGGGAAGTCTTGAGAGTCGTTGAGGAGCTCAACAGGGCAGGAACAACGGTCGTTATGGTCGAGCACGATTCGCGCTTCCTCTTCAGAAAAGCTGACAGACTCGTGGTTTTAAACGGTGGGAGAGTAATCCTCCAGGGAAACCCCCGAGAGGTTGCAGAACGGGTTGAAGAGCTCATAGAGGTAGGGGTTAAGGTCCCCCACTCCCTCCTCCTGTCGAGGGCCCTTGGTCTTCCGCCTGCTCTGTCTCCTCAGGAGTTTCCCTCGCGAGTAGCTCGGAGAGGCTGA
- a CDS encoding TrkH family potassium uptake protein — translation MLEFRKRINVSADLFVVKNLIGSILQGVGLAYLFPVLLIWFYPDQVKYVPYFAIPGMACILFGAWLSRHSSKVEDVNLRQAMIAAAFTWLFASFVSVVPFMKIANMSFVDSYFESMSAWTGTGLTMMSHLSSYPKILLFWRAWMQWLGGIGIVLVALSILIRPGVAAARLYRAEARSERILPNLVNTSKVIFEIYLALTLVGAYLYYINGMNPFDALTHAMTGLGTGGMSTHDQSIGFFHSPAINAVTIFLMIMGAVNFTVHYRVFKSKSLKPFFEDIQVRYMFIFLIPAIAIIAYSLYQVGDPVGQALQGAIFHAVSAISCTGFQITSLSNYPEVAKFIIAILMVIGGGAGSTAGGIKLIRVTLMYESLKWTIESAILPRGAVIKRKVGNYVFSEEDIQEVMSFTMTYLAFLLVGTVYTMLRVKTSLANALFEVASAQGNVGLSVGITSPHMPVDLKVLYILLMWIGRLEIFSTLVFILSVAFIFPRVTRR, via the coding sequence ATGCTCGAATTCAGGAAGCGCATCAACGTCTCGGCCGACCTCTTCGTCGTTAAGAACCTCATAGGCTCAATCCTTCAAGGAGTAGGCCTCGCCTATCTCTTCCCAGTACTCCTCATCTGGTTCTATCCGGACCAAGTTAAATACGTCCCCTATTTTGCAATCCCCGGAATGGCATGCATTCTCTTTGGGGCATGGCTGAGCAGACACTCAAGCAAGGTTGAGGACGTCAACCTGAGGCAGGCCATGATTGCGGCCGCTTTCACGTGGCTCTTCGCGTCCTTTGTGAGCGTCGTCCCCTTCATGAAGATAGCCAACATGAGCTTCGTGGATTCCTACTTCGAGAGCATGAGCGCGTGGACGGGAACGGGACTTACCATGATGAGTCATCTCTCCAGCTATCCGAAGATACTCTTATTCTGGCGCGCGTGGATGCAGTGGCTCGGTGGAATTGGGATAGTCCTCGTGGCCCTTTCGATTCTGATAAGGCCTGGTGTCGCGGCGGCAAGGCTATACCGGGCCGAGGCGAGGAGCGAGAGAATACTCCCCAACCTCGTCAACACCTCAAAGGTCATCTTCGAGATTTACCTTGCCCTCACGCTCGTCGGCGCTTACCTGTACTACATAAACGGGATGAACCCGTTCGACGCCCTCACCCACGCGATGACGGGCCTTGGAACCGGTGGTATGAGCACCCACGACCAGAGCATAGGCTTCTTCCACAGCCCCGCGATAAACGCCGTCACCATCTTCCTAATGATAATGGGCGCCGTCAACTTCACCGTTCACTACCGGGTGTTCAAGAGCAAGTCTCTAAAGCCATTCTTTGAGGACATTCAGGTTCGTTACATGTTTATATTCCTGATTCCCGCAATCGCGATAATCGCCTACAGCCTCTACCAGGTGGGTGACCCGGTCGGCCAGGCCCTGCAGGGAGCGATATTCCACGCGGTCTCGGCCATCAGCTGTACCGGGTTCCAGATAACGAGCCTCTCCAACTATCCGGAGGTTGCGAAGTTCATAATTGCGATTCTCATGGTCATCGGTGGCGGTGCAGGAAGCACTGCCGGTGGAATCAAGCTAATCCGCGTTACCCTGATGTACGAGAGCCTGAAGTGGACCATAGAGAGCGCAATCCTCCCGAGGGGGGCAGTCATAAAGAGGAAGGTCGGCAACTACGTTTTCAGCGAGGAGGACATACAGGAAGTCATGAGCTTCACAATGACCTACCTCGCGTTCCTCCTCGTCGGGACCGTCTACACGATGCTCCGTGTCAAGACGAGCCTCGCGAACGCGCTTTTCGAGGTGGCATCTGCCCAGGGCAACGTCGGGCTGAGCGTTGGCATAACTTCCCCCCACATGCCCGTTGACCTCAAGGTTCTCTACATCCTCCTGATGTGGATTGGCAGGCTGGAGATATTCTCGACGCTGGTGTTCATACTGAGCGTTGCCTTCATCTTCCCGAGGGTGACGAGGAGATGA
- a CDS encoding archaemetzincin family Zn-dependent metalloprotease, protein MIAVVSIGPIERSLVEGVVDFVRNYYSRFGISVEFTGVIPAEPFSVAFNARRNQYLGRIFLPTLSALREKLGAVAILGITELDLYEEGLNFIFGLANPSLRSAIVSVHRLRNEFYGLEPDDTLLLERTVKEAMHELGHVFGLSHCPNPRCVMHFSNSLLDTDAKGPLYCPRCEEKLEENLRRLGVLS, encoded by the coding sequence ATGATAGCGGTCGTTTCAATTGGCCCCATCGAGCGGTCGCTCGTTGAGGGCGTCGTTGACTTCGTAAGGAATTACTACTCACGCTTCGGGATTAGTGTCGAGTTCACGGGCGTGATTCCGGCCGAGCCCTTCTCGGTTGCCTTCAACGCCAGGAGAAACCAGTACCTCGGGAGAATTTTCCTGCCGACGCTCTCCGCCCTTCGGGAGAAGCTTGGGGCAGTAGCTATTCTCGGCATCACGGAACTTGACCTCTACGAGGAGGGGCTGAACTTCATATTCGGCCTGGCAAACCCCTCCCTGAGGAGCGCCATCGTCTCGGTTCACAGGCTCAGAAACGAGTTCTACGGTCTTGAGCCCGACGACACGCTCCTTCTTGAGCGGACCGTCAAGGAGGCTATGCACGAGCTCGGCCACGTTTTCGGTTTGTCCCACTGTCCGAACCCGAGGTGCGTTATGCACTTCTCGAATTCCCTCCTCGACACCGACGCCAAGGGGCCCCTCTACTGCCCGAGGTGCGAGGAGAAGCTTGAGGAAAACCTTAGGAGACTGGGGGTGTTGTCGTGA
- the uppS gene encoding polyprenyl diphosphate synthase, with amino-acid sequence MIYRLLSHIPHIIFKPAYDLYERYLLEKVKSGNIPRHVAIIMDGNRRWARKLEKPPWYGHFFGSKKLEEILEWCRELGIRTLTVYAFSTENFKRSKEEVNALMNLFEEKFKELVKDERVHRYGIRVNVLGRKEMLPENVRKAAEEAERVTRKYGNYTLNIALAYGGRSEIADAVKDIVSDVLAGKLKPEEIDEDLIKRYLYYPNMTDPDIVIRTGGEVRISNFLLYQIAYSELFFVDVYFPEFRKIDFLRIIREFQKRQRRFGR; translated from the coding sequence ATGATTTACAGGCTCCTCTCCCACATCCCCCACATTATTTTCAAGCCAGCCTACGACCTCTACGAGCGCTATCTCCTGGAGAAGGTTAAATCGGGGAACATTCCGAGGCACGTGGCAATCATAATGGACGGGAACCGACGGTGGGCTCGAAAGCTCGAGAAGCCCCCGTGGTACGGTCACTTCTTCGGCTCCAAAAAGCTCGAAGAAATCCTCGAGTGGTGCAGGGAGCTTGGAATAAGGACACTAACAGTTTACGCTTTCTCGACCGAGAACTTCAAGCGCTCCAAAGAGGAGGTAAACGCCCTCATGAACCTCTTCGAGGAGAAGTTTAAGGAGCTCGTGAAGGACGAGAGGGTTCACAGGTACGGGATAAGGGTGAACGTTCTGGGCCGAAAGGAGATGCTCCCCGAGAACGTCAGGAAGGCGGCAGAAGAAGCCGAGAGGGTTACCAGGAAGTACGGCAACTACACCCTCAACATAGCCCTGGCCTACGGCGGGAGGAGTGAAATCGCCGATGCGGTGAAGGATATAGTGAGCGATGTTTTAGCAGGAAAACTAAAGCCCGAGGAAATAGATGAGGACCTGATAAAGCGCTACCTGTACTACCCGAACATGACTGACCCCGACATAGTCATCAGGACCGGCGGCGAGGTAAGGATAAGCAACTTCCTCCTCTACCAGATAGCCTACAGCGAGCTCTTCTTCGTGGACGTCTACTTCCCGGAGTTCAGGAAGATTGACTTCCTCAGAATCATCCGCGAGTTCCAGAAGAGGCAGAGGCGCTTTGGGCGGTAG
- a CDS encoding Ig-like domain-containing protein has translation MRFKLCALLIVMLLLVHIPAVSSEGSSLLSVTVLNDTIPALPGSTIVVPFSITNLGNETINNVTVYVTGPAQGFQYSVKVIRTPIEPGKSVNDTITVKVLNTEPGPYLLTLVARVGSVYASSKFVVRVRSVIDYTPSIVTDRKYVYGHGVNVTLRVYSTSNTVITGKIGYVIERNGVPLVNETLITFVRPDSFWIKRLSWKTLPVGNYTVLLWANLSGVYKSATASFEVYQRNLHYRVYFWDGAIHVRVYNSTGGVPGIPVEINGLKFTTGPDGTFTYAVPSPGLYNVVLNLDGRIAVVPVTVEKLSISTAQSGNVLTVRVTANNTPVPNVTVTVLGPASTAYGVTNASGEAVFNLTDIGYGTIVVRAQSDRYLPSETVIAVSRPSQTTTSNPSPTRTSSTTSTPSNTTFPVPTETSKATSTSPSHVGIILILAGLILAGTSYLAFAVPVIHEETLDRYYFLKVRAPKLRPLKNYRVERAVNAVEVRVTRGNAKLENGKLVWELDLEPGEEAYLQAVLG, from the coding sequence ATGAGGTTTAAATTGTGCGCCCTCCTGATTGTCATGCTCCTGCTGGTTCACATACCAGCCGTTTCGTCCGAGGGCTCATCCCTTCTGAGCGTCACGGTTCTCAACGACACCATTCCCGCACTTCCGGGGAGCACCATTGTCGTTCCGTTCTCGATAACCAACCTTGGAAACGAGACGATAAACAACGTTACCGTTTACGTTACCGGGCCTGCTCAGGGCTTTCAGTACAGTGTTAAGGTGATAAGGACCCCCATCGAGCCCGGAAAGAGCGTGAACGACACGATAACGGTCAAAGTTCTGAATACGGAACCAGGTCCCTACCTCCTCACCCTTGTCGCGAGGGTGGGGAGTGTCTACGCGAGCTCAAAGTTCGTTGTTCGCGTTAGGAGCGTTATCGACTACACGCCTTCAATCGTGACGGATAGAAAATACGTGTACGGCCACGGCGTCAACGTAACCCTTAGGGTGTACTCGACCTCAAACACGGTGATAACGGGAAAAATCGGGTACGTAATCGAGAGGAACGGCGTTCCCCTCGTTAATGAAACGTTGATAACCTTTGTCAGGCCAGACTCGTTCTGGATAAAAAGGCTTTCCTGGAAGACCCTTCCGGTCGGCAACTACACAGTACTTCTCTGGGCCAACCTCAGTGGGGTCTACAAGTCAGCAACTGCCTCCTTTGAGGTTTACCAACGAAACCTCCACTACAGGGTCTACTTCTGGGACGGGGCGATACATGTTAGGGTTTACAACTCAACGGGGGGCGTTCCGGGCATTCCTGTTGAGATAAACGGTCTGAAGTTCACGACGGGTCCTGACGGCACGTTCACGTATGCGGTACCCTCACCCGGGCTCTACAACGTTGTTCTGAACCTCGACGGCAGGATAGCCGTCGTTCCGGTTACCGTTGAGAAGCTCTCGATAAGCACCGCCCAGAGCGGAAACGTCCTGACCGTTAGGGTGACCGCCAACAACACCCCAGTCCCCAACGTAACGGTAACCGTTCTCGGTCCTGCTTCAACCGCCTACGGCGTGACAAACGCCAGCGGAGAGGCAGTTTTCAACCTCACGGACATAGGTTACGGCACCATCGTGGTACGTGCTCAGAGCGACCGTTATCTTCCCAGTGAAACCGTGATTGCGGTTTCAAGGCCATCCCAAACCACGACTTCAAATCCAAGCCCAACTCGGACATCATCCACCACGTCAACGCCCTCGAACACAACGTTTCCAGTTCCAACAGAGACATCGAAAGCCACATCAACCAGCCCGAGTCACGTTGGGATAATCCTAATCCTCGCCGGGCTCATCCTCGCGGGAACCTCCTACCTCGCCTTTGCCGTTCCAGTAATCCACGAGGAGACCCTCGACCGCTACTACTTCCTCAAGGTTCGTGCGCCGAAACTCCGCCCGCTGAAGAACTACCGCGTTGAGCGGGCAGTTAATGCCGTCGAGGTGCGCGTGACAAGGGGCAACGCGAAACTCGAGAACGGAAAACTCGTCTGGGAGCTCGACCTTGAGCCGGGTGAGGAGGCCTATCTCCAGGCCGTTCTAGGCTGA
- the map gene encoding type II methionyl aminopeptidase encodes MDEREALIRAGEIARKVKEEVVDLIKPGTKLYDIAEFVERRIVELGGKPAFPCNLSLNEVAAHYTPYRGDDTALKEGDYLKLDLGVHVDGYIADTAVTFRVGMEEDELMEAAREALENAIATVRAGVMVRDVAKAIEETIRGKGFNPIVNLSGHKVERYKLHAGVSIPNVYRQADTYVLQEGDVFAIEPFATTGAGQVIEVPPALIFMYVRDRPARMLQARRLLMHIKREYKTLPFAYRWLQGFMPEGQLKMALSQLDKAGAIYSYPILREVRGGMVAQFEHTVIVEKDGAHITT; translated from the coding sequence GTGGACGAACGGGAAGCGCTGATTAGGGCAGGGGAGATTGCAAGGAAGGTTAAGGAAGAGGTCGTTGACCTAATCAAACCGGGTACGAAGCTCTATGACATAGCGGAGTTCGTGGAAAGACGCATAGTCGAACTCGGCGGAAAACCGGCTTTTCCCTGCAACCTCTCGCTCAACGAGGTGGCGGCGCACTACACCCCCTACCGGGGGGATGATACCGCCCTCAAGGAAGGTGACTACCTCAAGCTCGACCTCGGCGTTCACGTTGATGGCTACATAGCGGACACCGCGGTAACGTTCCGCGTCGGAATGGAGGAAGACGAGCTCATGGAAGCGGCGAGGGAAGCCCTTGAGAACGCCATAGCGACCGTCAGGGCCGGAGTGATGGTCAGGGACGTTGCGAAGGCCATTGAGGAGACGATACGCGGTAAGGGCTTCAACCCGATAGTTAATCTCAGCGGCCACAAGGTCGAGCGCTACAAGCTCCACGCTGGAGTCAGCATTCCGAATGTTTACAGGCAGGCCGATACCTACGTTCTCCAGGAGGGAGACGTCTTCGCGATAGAGCCCTTCGCGACGACCGGCGCGGGGCAGGTGATAGAGGTCCCGCCGGCGCTGATTTTCATGTACGTCCGCGACAGACCGGCCAGGATGCTCCAGGCGAGAAGGTTGCTCATGCACATCAAGCGCGAGTACAAGACCCTGCCTTTCGCGTACCGCTGGCTCCAGGGCTTTATGCCGGAGGGACAGCTCAAGATGGCACTCTCACAGCTGGACAAGGCCGGTGCGATATACAGCTACCCGATACTGCGCGAGGTCAGGGGTGGCATGGTGGCCCAGTTCGAGCACACGGTCATAGTCGAGAAGGACGGGGCGCACATAACGACGTGA